Within the Pseudomonas oryzae genome, the region CACCTGCCCACCGACCGCAGCGGCCGGGTCATCGTCATCGGCGCCGGCAAGGCCGCCGCGGCCATGGCCGAGGTCATCGAGCGGGAGTGGCAGGGCGAGATTTCCGGCCTGGTGGTGACCCGCTACGGCCACGGTGCCGACTGCCGCCGGATTGAGGTGGTGGAAGCCGCCCACCCGGTGCCGGACGACGCCGGCGAGCGGGTCGCCCGCCGCGTACTGGAGCTGGTCGGCGGCCTCGGCGAGGACGACCGGGTGATCTTCCTGCTCTCCGGCGGCGGCTCCTCGCTGCTGGCCCTGCCGGCCGAGGGCATCAGCCTCCGGGACAAGCAGGCGATCAACCAGGCGCTGCTCCGCTGCGGCGCGCACATCGGCGAGATCAACTGCGTGCGCAAGCACCTCTCGGCGATCAAGGGCGGCCGCCTGGCCCGGGCCTGCTGGCCGGCCAGCGTATACACCTACGCGATTTCCGACGTGCCCGGCGACGAGGCCACGGTGATCGCCTCCGGCCCGACGGTGGCCGACCCGACCACCTCGGCGCAGGCGCTGGCGATCCTCGCCCGCTACCACATCGAGGTGCCGGCCCACGTGCGCGCCTGGCTGGAGGACCCGCGCTCGGAAACCCTCAAGCCCGGCGATCCACATCTGGCCCGCAGCCACTTCCGCCTGATCGCCACGCCGCAGCAGTCGCTGGAGGCCGCCGCCGCGCTGGCCCGTGCCGCCGGCGTCGCCCCGCTGATCCTCGGCGACCTGGAGGGCGAGTCGCGCGAGGTGGCCAAGGTGCACGCCGGCATCGCCCGGCAGATCGTCCTGCACGGCCAGCCGCTTAAGCCGCCCTGCGTGATCCTCTCCGGCGGCGAGACCACCGTCACCGTGCGCGGCAGCGGCCGCGGCGGGCGCAACGCCGAGTTCCTCCTCAGCCTCACCGACAGCCTCGCCGGCCTGCCCGGCGTCTACGCGCTGGCCGGCGACACCGACGGCATCGACGGCTCGGAGGACAACGCCGGCGCCATCATGACCCCGCACAGCCACGCCCGCGCCACGGCCCTGGGCCTGTCCAGCAGCGACGCGCTGCACGACAACGACGGCCACGGCTACTTCGCCGCGCTCGGCGACCTGATCGTCACCGGGCCGACGCGCACCAACGTCAACGACTTCCGCGCCATCCTCATCCTGGGAAACAGTGACCATGACGCCTGACAAGCAAGTGAAGATCCTCGCCACCCTCGGCCCGGCGACCCGCAGCAGCGACGACGTGCGCCGGCTGGTCGAGGCCGGCGTCAACCTGTTCCGCCTCAACTTCAGCCATGGCGAGCACGCCGACCACGCCCTGCGCTACCAGTGGATACGCGAGGTGGAGCGCGAGCTGAACCAGTCGCTCGGCGTGCTGATGGACCTGCAGGGGCCCAAGCTGCGCGTCGGCCGCTTCGCCGCCGGCAAGGTCGGGCTGCTGCGCGGCCAGGCCCTGCGCCTCGACCTCGACGCCACCCCGGGCGATGCGACGCGGGTCAACCTGCCCCACCCGGAGATCATCGCCGCGCTGCAGCCGGGCATGAGCCTGCTGCTCGACGACGGCCGCCTGCGCCTCAAGGTGACCGCCTGTCACGCCGACGCGGTGGACACCGAGGTGGTCGCCGGCGGCGAGCTGTCCGACCGCAAGGGCGTCAACGTGCCGGAGGCGGTGCTGCAGCTCAGCCCGCTGACCGCCAAGGACCGCCGCGACCTGGCCTTCGGCCTGGAACTGGGCGTCGACTGGGTGGCGCTGTCCTTCGTCCAGCGCCCGGAGGACATCGTCGAGGCCCGCGAACTGATCGGGGGCCGCGCGGCGCTGATGGCGAAGATCGAGAAGCCCTCGGCGGTACAGCAACTGGAGGCGATCGCCCGCCTGTGCGACGCCATCATGGTGGCGCGCGGCGACCTCGGCGTGGAGGTGCCGGCCGAGCACGTGCCGCGCATCCAGAAGGACATCATCCGCACCTGCCGCCAGCTCGGCCGGCCGGTGGTGGTGGCCACGCAGATGCTCGAATCGATGCGCTTCTCCCCGGCGCCGACCCGCGCCGAGGTGACCGACGTGGCCAACGCGGTGGCCGAGGGCGCCGATGCGCTGATGCTCTCGGCGGAGACCGCCTCGGGCGACTACCCGCTGGAGGCCGTGCAGATGATGAGCAAGATCATCCGCCAGGTGGAGAGCGGCGCCGACCTGCAGAGCCAGCTGGACGTCGGCCGCCCGCAAGCCGAGGCCACGGTGTCGGACGCGATCAGCGCCGCGATCCGCCGCATCAGCGCCGTCCTGCCGGTCGCCGTGCTGGTCAACTACAGCGAATCCGGCGCCTCCAGCCTGCGCGCCGCCCGCGAGCGCCCCGCCGCACCGATCCTCAGCCTGACGCCGAACCTCGCCACCGCGCGGCGCCTGAGCGTCGCCTGGGGCGTCTGTTCGCGGCTGCACCCGCGGTCGAGGAATTGACCGGCGCCGCCCTGGAAGCGGCGCGCGCCCAAGGCATGGCCAGGAGCGGCGATACCGTGGTGATCACCGCCGGCTTCCCCATCGGCCAGCCGGGCAGCACCAACATGCTGCGCATCGAGCAACTGGGCTGAGGCAGCGAAGGCAGGGCGAGCGGCGCAACGCCGGGACGAGCGAGCAGGGGCACCAGCCCGAGCACACGGCGCCGCATCAGCGGCAGCGGCAAAAAAAACCGGCGCCCATGACGGGCGCCGGCCAGAGGGAGCAGGAATGGACCGGGCCATGCAGCGGGCCCGATCCGTCCGGAGATCACGCCAGATCGAAGCGATCGGCGTTCATCACCTTGGTCCAGGCGGCGACGAAGTCCTTGACGAACTTCTCCCGGTTGTCGTCCTGGGCGTACACCTCGGCGTAGGCACGCAGCACCGAGTTGGAGCCGAACACCAGGTCCACGCGGGTCGCGGTCCACTTGACCTGATCGGTCTTGCGGTCGCGGATCTCGTAGAGGTTGTTGCCGGCCGGTTTCCAGGTGTTGCCCATGTCGGTCAGATTGACGAAGAAGTCGTTGCTCAGCACGCCGACGCGGTCGGTGAACACGCCATGCCGGCTGCCGCCGTGGTTGGTGCCCAGCACGCGCATGCCGCCGACCAGCACGGTCATCTCCGGCGCGGTCAGGCCCATCAGCTGGGTGCGGTCGAGCATCAGCTCCTCGGGACTGACGGCATAGTCCTTCTTCAGCCAGTTGCGGTAAGCGTCGTGCAGCGGCTCCAGCACGGCGAAGGAGTCCACGTCGGTCTGCGCCTGGCTGGCATCGCCACGCCCCGGAGCGAACGGCACGCTGACCTCGACCCCGGCCGCCTTGGCCGCCTGCTCGACGCCCAGGTTGCCGCCCATCACGATCACGTCGGCCACGCTGGCGCCGGTTTCCGCGGCGATCTTCTCGTACACCGCGAGCACCTTGGCCAGCCGCGCCGGCTCGTTGCCCTCCCAGTCCTTCTGCGGGGCCAAGCGGATGCGCGCGCCGTTGGCGCCGCCGCGATTGTCCGAGCCGCGGAAGGTGCGCGCGCTGTCCCAGGCGGTGCAGACCAGCTCGCTGACCGACAGGCCGCTGGCGGCGATCTTCGCCTTGACCGCGGCGACGTCGTAGTCGCTGCGACCGGCCGGCACCGGGTCCTGCCAGATCAGGTCTTCGGCCGGCACTTCCGGGCCGAGGTAGCGGACCTTCGGCCCCATGTCGCGGTGGGTCAGCTTGAACCAGGCGCGGGCGAAGGCATCCTCGAAGGCGGCGGGGTCCTTGTGGAAGCGCTCGGCGATCTTGCGGTACTCCGGGTCCATCTTCATCGCCATGTCGGCATCGGTCATCATCGGCTTGTGGCGGATGCTCGGATCCTCCACGTCGACCGGCATGTCCTCTTCCTTGATGTCGACCGGCTCCCACTGCCAGGCGCCGGCCGGACTCTTCTTCAGCTCCCACTCGTGGTTGAGCAGCATGTCGAAGTAGCCGTTGTCCCAGCGGGTCGGATGGGTGGTCCAGGCGCCTTCCAGGCCGCTGGTCACGGTGTCGCGACCGACGCCGCGCCGGGTCTTGTTGTTCCAGCCCAGGCCCTGCTCCTCGACGTCAGCCCCCTCGGGCTCCGGGCCGAGCAGCGCGGCGTCGCCGTTGCCGTGCGCCTTGCCCACGGTATGGCCGCCGGCGGTCAGCGCCACGGTTTCCTCGTCGTTCATGGCCATGCGCGCGAAGGTCTCGCGCACGTCGCGGGCGGTCTTCAGCGGGTCGGGCTGGCCGTCGACGCCCTGCGGGTTGACGTAGATCAGGCCCATCATCACCGCGGCCAGCGGGTTCTCCAGCTCACGCTCGCCGGAGTAGCGGCTGTTGGGGTTGTTGGTGGGCGCCAGCCACTCCTTCTCCGAGCCCCAGTAGATGTCCTTCTCCGGATGCCAGATGTCCGCGCGACCGTAGCCGAAGCCGAAGGTCTTGAAGCCCATCGACTCGTAGGCAACGTTGCCGGCCAGCACGATCAGGTCGGCCCAGCTGATCTTGTTGCCGTATTTGCGCTTGATCGGCCACAGCAGGCGGCGGGCCTTGTCGAGGTTGGCGTTGTCCGGCCAGGAGTTCAGCGGCGCGAAGCGCTGGTTGCCGGTGCCGGCGCCGCCACGGCCGTCGGCCACCCGGTAGGAACCGGCGGCGTGCCAGGCCATGCGGATCATCAGGCCGCCGTAGTGGCCCCAGTCGGCCGGCCACCAGTCCTGGCTGTCGGTCATCAGCGCGGTGAGGTCGCGCTTGAGCGCGGCGAAGTCGAGCTTCTTCACTTCCTCGCGGTAGTCGAAGCCGCCCAGCGGATTGGTCTTGCTGTCGTGCTGGTGGAGGATGTCGAGGTTGAGGGCGTTCGGCCACCAGCTGGTGTTGGTACTGGCGCTGGCGGTATTGGCGCCATGCATCACCGGACACTTGCCGCCAGTCTTCATGCTGTTTCCACTCATGCTCATCTCCTTTGGTTTGCAGTGGGGCGGGTTGAACCGGCCGTGGGATCGGCAGGCAGTGCCTCCGTCCGGCCAGCCTGCCGGTCCCGCCAGGGACCAGGCAGTCAAACCCGAAGTTTCATCCTCAGTCGGCGCGTGGCCGGCCATGTATCCAGCTTGGCGCCCTGCCTTCCGTCGATCCAATAGGTTTTGGGAATGGGCTTGATAGTAGTCCGAGATTCCCCGAATGGCCGCCAGCGAAGTCTTTCAGCAAGTGTCGGCGGCGTGGCAGAGCGCCGGTGTTGCCCGCTAACGCATGGGGACTGGCCGCGCGCGATTACCTTTACGTAAACTGAGATCCCCGACGCCAGCCTCCCCCGGCCGCTGGCGACCTTCGCCCCCCGCGCCAGAGCATGGCCACCGGGCGACCGCCCAACCACCCGCTACCGGCCCGGCCGACGCTGCCGTGACCGACCGTCAACGAGGAAAGCCCATGCAGCTTGCCGTTACCTCACAGGATCTGTGGATCGAGACACCCGCCGGACGGATCTTCGTGCGCCACTGGACGCCGCTCGGCGCCGACCCTGCGGCGCCGCACGCACCGGTCGTGCTGTTCCACGACTCGCTCGGCTGCGTGGAACTGTGGCGGGATTTCCCGCAGCGGCTGGCCGCGACGACCGGGCGCGAGGTCATCGCCTACGACCGCCTCGGCTTCGGTCGTTCCGACCCGCACCCCGGCGACTGGTCGAACCGCTTCATCCGCGACGAGGCGGAGCGCTACTTCCCGCAGCTCCTGGAGGCACTCGACATCGGCCCGTTCGTCGCGCTCGGCCACAGCGTCGGCGGCATCATGGCGGCCACCAGCGCCGCCCGTCATCCGCAGCGCTGCCAGGCGCTGATCACCCTGTCCGCCCTGGCCTTCGTCGAGGAGCGCACGCGCCAGGGCATCCGCTTCGCCAAGCAGGAGTTCGCCAAGCCGGGCCAGCTCGAGCGACTGCAGAAATACCACGGCGAGCAGGCGAACTGGGTGCTCGCCGCCTGGACGGAAACCTGGCTGGCGGACTCGTTCGCCGACTGGACCCTGGAAAGCCACGCGCCATCCCTCGCCTGTCCGCATCTGGTGATTCATGGCAAGCAGGACGAGTACGGCTCACTGCTGCACCCCGAGCGCCTGGCCAGGCTGACCGACGCCGGCAGCGAGTCGCTGATCCTCGACCAGTGCAGCCATTTCCCCCATCGGGAAGAGCCGGAGCGGGTGCTCGACGCCGTCGGTCGCTTCCTCGCCAGGCATGCCGGGGCGCACTGAGCCGCCCTGCCCCGGCGCCTATTCCACCTCGCCGCACAGCTCCGCCGCCTGCAGCAGCGCGGCGGTCAGGCCGTGACGCTGCCATTCCGGCAGGGCGGCGAAGGCGCGCTTGAAGGCCGGCGGCAGCAGCGAAGGCGCCGCCTGCAGCAATGCCTGCCCGGCCTCGCTGAGCAGCAGGCACTGGCGTCGGCGGTCCACCGGGTCGCGCTGGCGCAGCAGCAGGCCGCGCTCCTCGAGGCGGTCGAGCATCCCCGACAGGGTCGCCGGGCTGAGACTGACCCGCCCGCTCAGGGCGCTGGCGGTCAGCCGCGGCTCGGCGGCCAGCACCTGGAGGATCAGCAACTGCATGGGCGTGAGTCCGCCGAAGCGGGCCAGACGCTTGGCGTGCACCTCGCCGGCCTGCTGCAAACGCCGCAGGGCGCGGAACAGAGCCGGTTCGAAGGCATCCGCCGTCGACGAATCAGTTTCAGTTGGAAGTATTTTTTCTGACATTCGCCAGCATTTCCCACACATAAAGGTTTGACATCAAAGCATTATTTTGTTTCGGTGTAAAAAGGCTCGTCACCGCGCGAGCCACTCCCCAACGGCAACACCGGTAAGGAACCATGTGCGGAATCGCTGGAGAACTACGTTTCGATCGACAACCGGCCGACCTGGCCACCATCCACAGAATCACCCACCACATGGCCGCGCGCGGCCCCGATGCGTGCGGCTTCCATAGTCAGGGCCCGCTGGCCCTCGGCCATCGCCGGCTGAAGATCATGGACCTGGCGCCGGCCTCCGGCCAGCCCATGGTCGACCATCAGCTGGGCCTGGCGCTGGTGTTCAACGGCGCCATCTACAACTACCCCGAACTGCGTGCCGAGCTGCAGGAGCTGGGCTACCGCTTCCACTCCGACGGCGACACCGAGGTGCTGCTCAAGGGCTATCACGCCTGGGGCGAGGCGCTGCTGCCGAAACTCAACGGCATGTTCGCCTTCGCCATCTGGGAGCGCGACCGCGAGCGCCTGTTCCTCGCCCGCGACCGCCTCGGCGTCAAACCGCTGTACCTGAGCCAGGACGGCACGCGCCTGCGCTTCGCCTCGACCCTGCCGGCGCTGCTGGCCGGCGGCGACGTCGACACCCGCCTCGATCCGGTGGCGCTCAACCACTACCTCAACTTCCACGCCGTGGTGCCGGCGCCGCGCACCCTGCTGCGCGGCGTGGAGAAACTGCCGCCGGCCAGCTGGCTGCGCCTGGACGCCGCCGGCAACCGCGAGCAGCAGTGCTGGTGGCAGCTGGAGTTCGGCCCGCAGCGCGACGAGATCCCCCTCGAGCTGCCGGACTGGCGCGACCGCGTGCTGGACGAGCTGCGCAGGGCGGTGCACGTCCGCCAACGCGCCGCGGTGGACGTCGGCGTGCTGCTCTCCGGCGGTGTCGACTCCAGCCTGCTGGTCGGCCTGCTGCGCGAGGCCGGGGTGGACGGGCTGTCGACCTTCTCCATCGGCTTCGCGGACGCCGGCGACGAGCGCGGCGACGAGTTCCACTACTCCGACCTGATCGCCCGCCACTACGGCACCCGTCACCATCAGCTGCGCATCGGCGAGGCGGAGATCCTCGCGCAGTTGCCGGCCGCCTTCCGCGCCATGAGCGAGCCGATGGTCAGCCACGACTGCATCGCCTTCTACCTGCTCGGCCGCGAGGTCAGTCGCCACTGCAAGGTGGTGCAGTGCGGCCAGGGCGCCGACGAGCTGTTCGCCGGCTACCACTGGTATGCGCAGGTGGACGGCCAGGCCGACGCCTTCCCCGCCTACCGCGCGGCCTTCTTCGACTGCGAGCATGCCGAGCTGCTGGCGACCCTGCGGCCCAAGTGGCAGGGCGAGGACTGGGCCGGCGAGTTCGTCCGCGAGCACTTCGCCATGCCCGGCGCGGCCGCCCCGGTGGACAAGGCGCTGCGCCTGGACACCACGGTGATGCTGGTCGACGACCCGGTCAAGCGGGTCGACAACATGACCATGGCCTGGGGCCTGGAGGCGCGCACGCCGTTTCTCGACTACCGCCTGGTCGAGCTGGCCGCGCGCATTCCGCCGCGCTTCAAGCTCGGCGACGGCGGCAAGCAGGTGCTCAAGGAGGCCGCCCGCCTGGTCATTCCCCACGCGGTGATCGACCGCCCCAAGGGCTACTTCCCGGTGCCCGGCCTCAAGCATCTGCAGGGCGCCACCCTCGACTGGGTGCGCGAGCTGCTGCTCGACCCGTCCCAGGATCGCGGCCTGTTCGAGCCGGCCATGCTCGACCGCCTGCTCGGCCGGCCCTCGGCCAACCTCACGCCGCTGCGCGGTTCCAGACTCTGGCAACTCGCCGCACTGCACCTCTGGCTCAGCGAACAGGGCCTGTAAGGCCCGCCAACAACAACAGGAGCTGATCATGCGCACCATCGCCTACAGCCAACGCCTGCAACGTCTGCAGGCCCCTTCCTACCAGCGCCTGCAGGCGCAACTGGCGCGAGAGCACAGCGACAGCACGCCGGCCCGCAGCCTGCACTGCGGCTGGGGACGGCTGCTGATCGGCCACACCTACGTCGACGCCGCCGCGCTGGCCGCAGATCTGCAGGAAGAGCAGCCCGGCGAGCGCGATATCGCCCTGTACGTCTCGGCGCCCCACCAGGTGCTGGCCCAGGCGCCGCAGCAACTGTTCCTCGACCCGTCCGACACCCTGCGCCTGCGCTTCACCGACTACCGTCCGGCACGCCAGAGCTTCCGCGGCTTCGGCATCCGCCCGGTGCACGGTGCCGAGGACTGGCAGGCGGTCAACACCCTGTACCGCCAGCGCGGCATGTTGCCGGTCGACACCACGCGGATGACCCCGCGCGAGGCCGGCGGCCCCTGCTACTGGCTGGCCGAGGAGCAGAGCAGCGGGCGGATCCTCGGCGCGGCGATGGGCCTCGATCACCAGAAGTCCTTCGCCGACCCGGAAGGCGGCAGCAGCCTGTGGTGCCTGGCGGTGGCGCCGGACTGCCCGCTGCCGGGGGTGGGCGAGGCGCTGGTGCGCCATCTGGTCGAGTACTTCATGGGCCGCGGCCTCGCCCATCTCGACCTCTCGGTGCTGCACGACAACCACCAGGCCAAGGCGCTGTACGCCAAGCTCGGCTTCCGCGACCTGCCGACCTTCGCCATCAAGCGTCGCAACGGCATCAACCAGGCGCTGTTCCTCGGTCCCGGGCCGGCCGCCGACCTCAACCCCTACGCCCGCATCATCGTCGACGAGGCCCAGCGCCGCGGCATCGAAGTGCAGGTGGACGACGCCGAGGGCGCCGTGTTCACCCTCACCCAGGGCGGCCGGCGCGTCCGCTGTCGCGAGTCGCTGTCGGACCTGACCAGCGCGCTGAGCATGACCCTGTGCCAGGACAAGCACCTGACCCACCGCGCCTTCGCCCGCGCCGGGCTGCACCAGCCGGCCCAGCGTCTGGCCGGAAGCCGCGAGGAGAATGAGGCCTTTCTCGCCGAGCATGGCCGCCTGGTGGTCAAGCCGGTCAACGGCGAACAGGGCCAGGGCGTGGCCGTCGACCTGCGCACGGCGGAGGCACTGGAGCAGGCCATCGAGCAGGCCCGCCGCTTCGATGCGCGGGTGCTGCTGGAGAGCTACCACCCCGGGCAGGATCTGCGCATCGTGGTGATCGGTTTCGAGGTGGTGGCCGCCGCCATCCGTCACCCGGCCACGGTGGTCGGCGACGGCATGCACAGCATCGGCGCGCTGATCGAGGCGCAGAGCCGCCGGCGCCAGGCCGCAACCGGCGGCGAGAGCCGCATCCCGCTGGACGCGGAAACCGAGCGCACCCTGCGCGACGCCGGCTACGACCTGGCCAGCGTGCTGCCGGCCGGCGAGCGCCTGGCCGTGCGCAAGACCGCCAACCTGCACACCGGCGGCACCCTGGAGGACGTCACCGCGCGCCTGCATCCGGCGCTCGCCGCAGCCGCCGTGCAGGCGGCGCGCGCCCTCGACATCCCGGTGGTCGGCCTCGACCTGCTGGTCGAGGCGGCCGACCTGCCGGACTACGTGCTGATCGAGGCCAACGAGCGCGTCGGCCTGGCCAACCACGAACCCCAGCCGACCGCCGAGCGCTTCATCGACCTGCTGTTCCCGCTCAGTCGCGTGCATCCCTGAGGAGTGACCATGCCCCTGGCCGATCCCGATCTCGACTACCTGCGCCGCGTGCTGCTGGAGATGCTCGCCATCCCCAGCCCGACCGGCTTCACCGACACCATCGTGCGCTACGTCGCCGAGCGGCTGGACGAGCTCGGCGTTCCCTACGAACTGACCCGCCGCGGCACCATCCGCGCCACCCTCAAGGGCCGCCGCGCCAGCCCCGACCGCGCGGTGTCGGCGCACCTCGACACCATCGGCGCCAGCGTCCGCGAGATCAAGGACAACGGCCGCCTGGCCCTGGCGGCGGTGGGCTGCTGGTCGAGCCGCTTCGCCGAGGGCAGCCGGGTCAGCCTGTTCACCGACAACGGCGTGCTGCGCGGCAGCGTGCTGCCACTGCTGGCCTCGGGGCACGCCTTCAACACCGCCGTCGACCAGCTGCCGATCAGCTGGGACAACCTCGAACTGCGCCTGGACAGCTGGTGCAACAGCCGCGCCGAGGCCGAACTGCTCGGCATCGGCATCGGCGACTTCGTCGCCTTCGACCCGTTGCCGGAGTTCACCGAAAGCGGCCACATCAGCTCGCGCCATCTCGACGACAAGGCCGGCGTCGCCGCCCTGCTCTGCGCGCTCAAGCAGATCGCCGACTCCGGGCTGACGCCGGAGATCGACTGCCACCCGCTGTTCACCATCACCGAGGAGATCGGCTCCGGCGCGGCGGCGGCGCTGCCCTGGGACGTCAGCGAGTTCGTCGGCATCGACATCGCGCCGGTGGCCCCCGGCCAGCAGTCCAGCGAGCATTGCGTCAGCGTGGCGATGCAGGACTCCGGCGGCCCCTACGACTATCACCTGTCGCGCCACCTGCTGCGCCTGGCCAGCGAACAGCAGATCCCGGTGCGCCGCGACCTGTTCCGCTACTACCACAGCGACGCGCAGTCGGCGATCACCGCCGGGTACGACATCCGCACCGCGCTGCTGGCCTTCGGCTGCGACGCCACCCACGGCTACGAGCGCACGCACATCGACAGCCTGCTCGGCCTGGCCCGTCTGCTCGGTGCCTACATGCTCAGCCCGCCGGTGTTCGCCAGCGATGCGCAGCCGGCCAACCCGCAGTCGCTGGAGCGTTTCAGCCACCAGCTGGAGTGCGACGCGCAGATGGCCTGCGAAACCCAGCTGCCCAGCATCGCCAG harbors:
- the ngg gene encoding N-acetylglutaminylglutamine synthetase, whose product is MRTIAYSQRLQRLQAPSYQRLQAQLAREHSDSTPARSLHCGWGRLLIGHTYVDAAALAADLQEEQPGERDIALYVSAPHQVLAQAPQQLFLDPSDTLRLRFTDYRPARQSFRGFGIRPVHGAEDWQAVNTLYRQRGMLPVDTTRMTPREAGGPCYWLAEEQSSGRILGAAMGLDHQKSFADPEGGSSLWCLAVAPDCPLPGVGEALVRHLVEYFMGRGLAHLDLSVLHDNHQAKALYAKLGFRDLPTFAIKRRNGINQALFLGPGPAADLNPYARIIVDEAQRRGIEVQVDDAEGAVFTLTQGGRRVRCRESLSDLTSALSMTLCQDKHLTHRAFARAGLHQPAQRLAGSREENEAFLAEHGRLVVKPVNGEQGQGVAVDLRTAEALEQAIEQARRFDARVLLESYHPGQDLRIVVIGFEVVAAAIRHPATVVGDGMHSIGALIEAQSRRRQAATGGESRIPLDAETERTLRDAGYDLASVLPAGERLAVRKTANLHTGGTLEDVTARLHPALAAAAVQAARALDIPVVGLDLLVEAADLPDYVLIEANERVGLANHEPQPTAERFIDLLFPLSRVHP
- a CDS encoding glycerate kinase type-2 family protein; this translates as MPIDPQRLLRELFASAIAAAHPRQVLADHLPTDRSGRVIVIGAGKAAAAMAEVIEREWQGEISGLVVTRYGHGADCRRIEVVEAAHPVPDDAGERVARRVLELVGGLGEDDRVIFLLSGGGSSLLALPAEGISLRDKQAINQALLRCGAHIGEINCVRKHLSAIKGGRLARACWPASVYTYAISDVPGDEATVIASGPTVADPTTSAQALAILARYHIEVPAHVRAWLEDPRSETLKPGDPHLARSHFRLIATPQQSLEAAAALARAAGVAPLILGDLEGESREVAKVHAGIARQIVLHGQPLKPPCVILSGGETTVTVRGSGRGGRNAEFLLSLTDSLAGLPGVYALAGDTDGIDGSEDNAGAIMTPHSHARATALGLSSSDALHDNDGHGYFAALGDLIVTGPTRTNVNDFRAILILGNSDHDA
- the katG gene encoding catalase/peroxidase HPI; this translates as MSGNSMKTGGKCPVMHGANTASASTNTSWWPNALNLDILHQHDSKTNPLGGFDYREEVKKLDFAALKRDLTALMTDSQDWWPADWGHYGGLMIRMAWHAAGSYRVADGRGGAGTGNQRFAPLNSWPDNANLDKARRLLWPIKRKYGNKISWADLIVLAGNVAYESMGFKTFGFGYGRADIWHPEKDIYWGSEKEWLAPTNNPNSRYSGERELENPLAAVMMGLIYVNPQGVDGQPDPLKTARDVRETFARMAMNDEETVALTAGGHTVGKAHGNGDAALLGPEPEGADVEEQGLGWNNKTRRGVGRDTVTSGLEGAWTTHPTRWDNGYFDMLLNHEWELKKSPAGAWQWEPVDIKEEDMPVDVEDPSIRHKPMMTDADMAMKMDPEYRKIAERFHKDPAAFEDAFARAWFKLTHRDMGPKVRYLGPEVPAEDLIWQDPVPAGRSDYDVAAVKAKIAASGLSVSELVCTAWDSARTFRGSDNRGGANGARIRLAPQKDWEGNEPARLAKVLAVYEKIAAETGASVADVIVMGGNLGVEQAAKAAGVEVSVPFAPGRGDASQAQTDVDSFAVLEPLHDAYRNWLKKDYAVSPEELMLDRTQLMGLTAPEMTVLVGGMRVLGTNHGGSRHGVFTDRVGVLSNDFFVNLTDMGNTWKPAGNNLYEIRDRKTDQVKWTATRVDLVFGSNSVLRAYAEVYAQDDNREKFVKDFVAAWTKVMNADRFDLA
- a CDS encoding N-acetylglutaminylglutamine amidotransferase; the protein is MCGIAGELRFDRQPADLATIHRITHHMAARGPDACGFHSQGPLALGHRRLKIMDLAPASGQPMVDHQLGLALVFNGAIYNYPELRAELQELGYRFHSDGDTEVLLKGYHAWGEALLPKLNGMFAFAIWERDRERLFLARDRLGVKPLYLSQDGTRLRFASTLPALLAGGDVDTRLDPVALNHYLNFHAVVPAPRTLLRGVEKLPPASWLRLDAAGNREQQCWWQLEFGPQRDEIPLELPDWRDRVLDELRRAVHVRQRAAVDVGVLLSGGVDSSLLVGLLREAGVDGLSTFSIGFADAGDERGDEFHYSDLIARHYGTRHHQLRIGEAEILAQLPAAFRAMSEPMVSHDCIAFYLLGREVSRHCKVVQCGQGADELFAGYHWYAQVDGQADAFPAYRAAFFDCEHAELLATLRPKWQGEDWAGEFVREHFAMPGAAAPVDKALRLDTTVMLVDDPVKRVDNMTMAWGLEARTPFLDYRLVELAARIPPRFKLGDGGKQVLKEAARLVIPHAVIDRPKGYFPVPGLKHLQGATLDWVRELLLDPSQDRGLFEPAMLDRLLGRPSANLTPLRGSRLWQLAALHLWLSEQGL
- a CDS encoding osmoprotectant NAGGN system M42 family peptidase → MPLADPDLDYLRRVLLEMLAIPSPTGFTDTIVRYVAERLDELGVPYELTRRGTIRATLKGRRASPDRAVSAHLDTIGASVREIKDNGRLALAAVGCWSSRFAEGSRVSLFTDNGVLRGSVLPLLASGHAFNTAVDQLPISWDNLELRLDSWCNSRAEAELLGIGIGDFVAFDPLPEFTESGHISSRHLDDKAGVAALLCALKQIADSGLTPEIDCHPLFTITEEIGSGAAAALPWDVSEFVGIDIAPVAPGQQSSEHCVSVAMQDSGGPYDYHLSRHLLRLASEQQIPVRRDLFRYYHSDAQSAITAGYDIRTALLAFGCDATHGYERTHIDSLLGLARLLGAYMLSPPVFASDAQPANPQSLERFSHQLECDAQMACETQLPSIASLLEVGGDSTAPPATTGTTGKKP
- a CDS encoding alpha/beta fold hydrolase yields the protein MQLAVTSQDLWIETPAGRIFVRHWTPLGADPAAPHAPVVLFHDSLGCVELWRDFPQRLAATTGREVIAYDRLGFGRSDPHPGDWSNRFIRDEAERYFPQLLEALDIGPFVALGHSVGGIMAATSAARHPQRCQALITLSALAFVEERTRQGIRFAKQEFAKPGQLERLQKYHGEQANWVLAAWTETWLADSFADWTLESHAPSLACPHLVIHGKQDEYGSLLHPERLARLTDAGSESLILDQCSHFPHREEPERVLDAVGRFLARHAGAH
- a CDS encoding MarR family winged helix-turn-helix transcriptional regulator, translated to MSEKILPTETDSSTADAFEPALFRALRRLQQAGEVHAKRLARFGGLTPMQLLILQVLAAEPRLTASALSGRVSLSPATLSGMLDRLEERGLLLRQRDPVDRRRQCLLLSEAGQALLQAAPSLLPPAFKRAFAALPEWQRHGLTAALLQAAELCGEVE